Within Desulfobacterales bacterium, the genomic segment GGTGGGTGATTCTGCCTACGGGAACATCGAGCCCCGTTAAAGCGGTTCGGGCCCGCCGGGCCGCAAACTCCCCCACCCCCACAACATGGCGGGGCTTCATCCATCTAACGGTTTCACGAAGGGCAAGGTCGCAAGCCGCCAGCAGCGGTTTGAGTTCCGCTTTGGGGAGGGCGTTGGGGGTGCGGTTGCGGCCGCTTGCTTCCAGGAACATGAGCGGACAGTAATTGGCCACAAAAAAGCGGGCAAAAAAACGGTCCGGGGTTTCAAAGGTTTTTTGGGCCCAGCCCCACAGGCGCCGCCCGCTGACTTCGCTGCGGCGGCAGCCATAACCGTCGACCGGACGCTTGGGATGCATGTTGGCCGGAACATTGACCGGCGCTTCAATCTTGAGCCATCCTTTCACTGCATCGATTTCGCCGAAGGGAACCCCGGTCTGAGCCATGCCCCATGGTCCGGGGTTCATGCCCAGCAGCACAACCTCCCGGGGCGAACCGGCATAGAGATGCAGGTACCTGTCGTATGCCATGCGGGCGTATTCAAGGGGATTATAGACGTGGGTGACGGGCGGGCCGAACCGTAACCTTTTCAGTTCTTTCAGCAGCGAATCATTTATCGCATTCAGGCCCATAACCGTCCCTTTCGTGCCGCCGGAAACTTCCCGCCTATTTTAGTTGATCCCATATTATATCTTCAACAGTGTAATTGCCA encodes:
- a CDS encoding single-stranded DNA-binding protein, which produces MGLNAINDSLLKELKRLRFGPPVTHVYNPLEYARMAYDRYLHLYAGSPREVVLLGMNPGPWGMAQTGVPFGEIDAVKGWLKIEAPVNVPANMHPKRPVDGYGCRRSEVSGRRLWGWAQKTFETPDRFFARFFVANYCPLMFLEASGRNRTPNALPKAELKPLLAACDLALRETVRWMKPRHVVGVGEFAARRARTALTGLDVPVGRITHPSPANPKANQGWEALVEKELTELGIGFKQN